From a single Hippopotamus amphibius kiboko isolate mHipAmp2 chromosome X, mHipAmp2.hap2, whole genome shotgun sequence genomic region:
- the LOC130841580 gene encoding peptidyl-prolyl cis-trans isomerase A-like encodes MVNHTIFFDIAVDGKPLGRISFELFADKVPKRTENFRALSTGEKGFGYKVSCFGDFTCHDGTGGKSIYGEKLDDENFILKRMGTGILSMANAGPNTNSSQFFICTAKTEWLDGRHVVFGKGKEHMNIVEAMECFGSRNGKNRKKITIADCGQIL; translated from the coding sequence ATGGTCAACCACACCATATTCTTTGACATCGCCGTTGATGGCAAGCCCTTGGGCCGCATCTCCTTCGAGCTCTTTGCAGACAAAGTtccaaagagaacagaaaacttTCGTGCTCTGAGCACTGGGGAGAAAGGATTTGGTTATAAAGTTTCCTGCTTTGGTGACTTCACATGCCATGATGGCACTGGTGGCAAGTCCATTTATGGGGAGAAACTTGATGATGAGAATTTCATCCTGAAGCGTATGGGTACTGGCATCTTGTCTATGGCAAATGCTGGCCCCAACACTAACAGTTCCCAGTTTTTCATCTGCACTGCCAAGACTGAGTGGTTGGATGGCAGGCATGTGGTCTTTGGCAAGGGGAAAGAGCACATGAATATTGTGGAAGCCATGGAGTGCTTTGGGTCCAGGAATggcaagaacaggaaaaagatcaCCATTGCTGACTGTGGACAA